DNA sequence from the Tenacibaculum mesophilum genome:
TATGTTTATCGACCGATTATATTGCAGGGAAAATGATGTTAGTTCGTGCATTAACCTTAGGTTGGAGTATGGATGTGGTTGCTCCAACATCTAAAGTTGAAATTCTAAAAGAGTATGATTTTTCAGCGATGGTACCTTTACAACTACGAAGCTCTTTAGGAGATATAGATAAAATAAAGAAGCTTATTGTAGGAGGAGGTGTTGTAGCAAATGATTTAATTGAAGCTATTCAAAATAAATCAACTGAAATTTACGCTACTTACGGAATGACAGAAACAATTACACATATTGCTGTTAAAAAGTTAAACAATATCATTTCGAACGATAGTGAGAAACCTCACTATAAGGTACTCCCTAACGTACAACTTTCTCAAGACAATCGAGATTGCTTAGTGATTGATGCGCCAAAAGTAGCCGAAGAAAAAATTATAACAAACGATGTAATTCGTTTGATTTCTGATACCGAATTTGAATGGTTGGGACGTTATGATAACGTGATTAATTCAGGAGGAGTAAAGCTACATCCAGAGAAAATAGAAGAAAAACTCTCTAAAATTATTTCAAACCGCTTTTTTGTTACAGGTATCAACGATAAAAAACTAGGAGAGAAGCTAGTTTTGATAGTAGAAGGAGAGAAAAATGACGCCATTTCGAACGAAGTGAGAAATCTATTGGGGCTTACCAAGTATGAAACCCCGAAAGCAATTTATTTTGTAGAAAAATTTGTTGAGACAGAAACAAAAAAAATTCAACGAAAAAAAACACTCGCTAAAATTTTACCTCACTAAAAAGTATCGTTCACTTTTCTAATAAACTTGTTTACTCATTTAAGGTTTTATAAAAATATAGCGTTAGCTAGTTTTATGTAAACTTTAAAACGAAAAGCTATGTTTAAAAAACTATTTTATGCAATGCTATTATTGAGTTCAATAGCATTTGCAGCGCAACAAAGAACAATTACAGGTGTAGTTTCAGATGAATCAGGTCCGTTACCAGGAGTGACTATTGTGGTAAAAGGAACAACCAATGGGACTGAAACTGATTTTGATGGTAAATACTCTATTTCAGCTACACAAGGTGATGTTTTAGTATTTTCTTTTGTAGGAATGAAAACTGTAGAAGAAAAGGTAAAAGAAAGGTCTGTAATTAATATAATAATGAAGAGTGATAATCTTTTAGAAGAAGTTGTAGTAGCAGCCTACGGTATTTCAAAAAGGAGAAAATCATCGGCTTCAAAAGTTATTAGAATTAGAGGGTATAATCAAATTGAAAATAGAGATTCTTATGCAGGAAGAAGTGAAAATATTTTCAAAAGTCCTATAAATTCTCCCTTGTCTACATTTTCTATTGATGTTGATAAAGCTTCTTACAGTAATATAAGAAGAATGATTAATAGCGGTCAAAAAATACCAAAGGATGCAGTTAAGATCGAAGAAATGATTAATTACTTTGATTATAACTATCCACAACCTAAAGGAGAACATCCTTTTTCAATCACTACAGAGATTGTTACGACTCCATGGAATAAAGATACTCAGCTGGTAAGAATTGGGTTAAAAGGAAAAGAGTATAAACAAGAAAATTTACCAGCATCAAACTTAACTTTTTTGATAGATGTTTCAGGCTCTATGTCAGATCATAATAAATTACCTTTATTAAAATCTGCTTTTAAATTATTGGTAAATCAGTTAAGAGAAAAAGATAAAGTAGCAATTGTTGTATATGCAGGAGCAGCAGGGGTAGTTTTAAAACCTACCTCAGGAAATGAAAAAGAAACAATATTAGAGGCTTTGAATCAATTAGAAGCAGGAGGCTCAACGGCAGGAGGAGAAGGAATTGAGTTAGCTTACAAACTAGCAAAGGAAAATTATATAAAAGATGGAAATAACCGAGTTATTTTAGCTACAGACGGTGATTTTAATGTAGGAGCTTCAACCAATGCTGAAATGGAAGAGTTAATAGAAGAAAAAAGAAAATCAGGAGTATTTCTATCAGTGTTAGGTTTTGGTTACGGAAACTACCAAGATGATAAATTAGAAATTTTAGCAGATAAGGGAAATGGAAATCATGCGTATATCGACACGATGCAAGAAGCGCAAAAGGTATTTGGTAAAGAATTTGGGGGTACTTTATATACCATTGCAAAGGATGTGAAAATTCAGGTAGAATTTAATCCAGAAAAAGTAAAAGCATATCGTTTAATAGGATATGAAAACAGATTGTTGAATGATGAAGATTTTGTAGATGATACAAAAGATGCTGGTGAGTTAGGTAGTGGTCATACAGTAACAGCATTGTATGAAGTAATTCCTGTAGGAGTAAAAAGTAAATTTTTGAAGAAACTATCCAAATTGAAGTATACTCAAAACAAACAACTGAATAATTTTAATGATGAATTATTAACCGTGAAGTTTAGGTATAAATTACCAAAAGGGACTAAGAGCATAGAGTTAGTGAAAACTGTAAAAAATGAAGTATTGGCACCAACGAATGATATGAAATTTATTTCAGCAGTAGCTTTATTTGGAATGCAATTAAGTAAATCAAAATTTAAAAATAAGACAAAAATTGAAGATGTACTTAGTTTGACAGAGGGAGAAATAGGAGAGGATAAAGATGGTTACAAAGCAGAGTTTGTTAGATTAGTAAAAACGTATAATTAAGAATAAAAAAACAGGGTTAAATGCCCTGTTTTTTCTAAAAAATCTTTAGCGTCAAAAGCTTTTTTATAATCAGCTAAACTCATTCCGAATCGTTAAGCATTGTAGTTCTCTTCTTTATCTATTTTATAAAGTTTGCTTTTTCTACTTATTTTTATTGGCCCACTCTTTTTGTTTCGTAGAAAATAGTAATAGTGAAAAGTTTGGTTGAGATAAATATATAAAAAAATCCAACGATTTTTATCGTTGGATTTATATGTTTTGAATAAGAAGATGTTTGTTATTCTTCCATAGAATGGTAGACATTATTTACGTCATCATCTTCTTCCAGTCTTTCTAAAAGTTTGTTTACCTCTTCTTTTTGTTCTTCTGAAATCGCAGTAGTGGTTGTTGGAATACGTTCAAATTCCGAAGAAAGAATTTCAATATTATTTTCTTCTAAATATTTTTGAATAGCGCCAAATTGTTCAAAAGGAGCATAAAGCATTACCGAACTATCTTCTTCGTCGGCAAAAACTTCTTCCACTTCAAAGTCGATCATTTCCATTTCAAACTCTTCTAAATCCATTCCTAAGGAATCTTCTTTTACTTTAAAGTTAACCACGTGGTCAAACATAAAAGCAACTGATCCAGAAGTTCCTAAATTTCCGTTACACTTGTTAAAAGCAGCACGTACATTAGCTACTGTACGGTTATTATTATCAGTAGCAGTTTCTACTAAAACAGCAATTCCATGAGGAGCATATCCTTCAAATAATACTTCTTTATAGTTTTCAGTACTTTTATCAGATGCTTTTTTAATAGCGCGCTCAACATTATCTTTAGGCATGTTGGCAGCCTTTGCATTTTGAATTACAACACGCAAACGAGAGTTGGTTTCGGGGTTTGGACCACCTTCTTTAACTGCCATAACGATATCTTTACCAATACGAGTAAAGGTTTTAGCCATAGCTGACCAACGTTTCATCTTTCTTGCTTTCCTAAATTCGAATGCTCTTCCCATGTGTATTCTGTTTTAATTTTGCTTGGCAAATGTAACTAATGCTATAAAATATTGCAATTAAAAATGTTTTTTGAAAATTACATCACCTGTTTGTTTATCATAAGCTTTCCAAGTTCCACTTTGTTTATCATTTTTATAATGCCCTTTAACTTTTACGTTTCCGTTTTCATAATAGGACTTATAAGAACCATCTTTTAAGCCATCTTCTAAATCAACTTCAAATTTTAGCTGTCCTTTTTTATAAAACTCTTTGTATGATTTAGCGCTTAGGTCAGAAGGATGTATTGGCGGAAGCTTAAAAAATGTTGTGGAATTTTGAGTACTTGTAGAATCTTTGTAAGGAGCTAACTCTAAAAGTAATTTTTCTCTTAATTCTTTATCTTTTTTAGTGTTTATATCAATGTTTTTAGGATCTTCAAAAACAAGAGAAATATTACTTTCAAATAAGTCATCAGAAGCAATTAGCTGCATTCCAATTTGTGAAAAGCAAGTAATATAAGGTTTGTTTTTTTGAAGTTCACGTCGAGTTTTGTTATCAACTAAACTTAAAAGATCTTTGTAGGAATTTGGAGTGTTTACATAAGCAAAGACACTAGATTTTTTCTCAAAATGATAATTAAAATCATCGAATTTTTCAGAGTTTTCTAGGGTGTATCCTATTAAGTGGTTGTTAATAATTTCTTTAATAGTATTTGGACTAGTACTAAAAACTACAAAATCATCAATAATGGTAAAGTAAGGTTTCTCCATCTTAGAAAACATGTTTCCTGCTAACATTTTAAAGAATCCTTTTAAATCAAAAAAGTTAATAGGATAACCTCTGTAATCGATTTGCTTGTATTTTAAAGGGGTATTTTCTTTAATTTTTGAAAGGACAAGCTGAAGATTTTCTTTAGCATCATCAATATCATCAGCTTTAATAATAGCAGCGATATCTTTCTTGTTTTTTGAAAGCTCAGTGTTAAAATGAATTAAAGCTATTTCACTACCAATCCAACTATAAATGTTTTCAGAAACATTAATATCTAATTTATCCTCAATCATCGCAAGTTGATCAGAATACACCTTAAAATCAGCAGGATTTTCTTGTTGGAGTTTCTCTAGATTACTATTGAATGTTTTAAAGTTATCAAAAGCAAAACTAAGGTATAAAGAGGTGTTCTTTGGAGCTACTTTAGCAACGCTACGCTTACCAGCCCCAGACTTTTGTAATACCTTTAAATAAGTTTGTGAATTAGTGTCAACGTTTGTGTAACCAGTAGCTTGAACGATAACTCCTTCCACAATGGATATGTCTAAACCAGAGTAGAAGAATGCTTCTTTATTTAAAAAATCTAAATTGCTAGAACTGGTAAAACAATTTAAATAGTCTTTTAGATATTTATGTTGTAAATAGATATTAAAAAATCCATCAGTATCTGTTTTCTTTTTTATTTCTATAAAATTTATATCTCGTCCAATAACAGGATTCAAGTATTGGTCAATTGATTGTTCAACCAAAAGGTGAGTATAAGAAGCTATAACTTGGTTTTTAATAAAAGAAAGGTGTAAAGTTTCTCTAGTCTTCTTATTATACAGTTCTATAATTTCGTGTTCTTTGTATACTCGTTTCGTTACCTTATAGTCTTCTCCAGCCAAATTACTTATAGCTCTTTTTAGAAAAATAAGTTTAGAGAATTTTTGTAAATCCGCAACGTATAATAACCCATATTTTCTAGGACTAAATACATGTACTGAAATAACCAGATTACGTTCCCCAATAAAGTCAAAAATTTCCTTTTTTGCTTTAAAAGTTTCATCTAAACTATGTAGGCCTTCAGATAGTTTATTGATTTGTTGATTCTTTTGAAGATGCGTCCAAATTTCACTTGAGCTTATTTCATCCCAAGTGTCAATAGGTCTTTCAGTATCAACTATGAAAACAGCATCATCAGGAACTAGGTAAATAGACTTGATATTATCATTTTCAGATAAGGTGAAAATATACACTTGATAGATTACAAAGCCTATAACAAGGGCAATAATGCCCCAAAACACTTTCCTCTTCATGCTGTTTTCTGTGTTTTAAACTTGTAAAACTCCTAAATTAAAAGGCTTTTCAATAGGAGCGTGGTCAGCAGCTTCTATTCCCATAGAAATCCATGTTCTGGTGTCTAGAGGGTTAATTACAGCATCAGTCCAAATTCTTGCAGCAGCATAGTAAGGAGATATTTGATTATCGTATCTCGATTTAATTTTATCAAATAATTCTGCTTCCTTTTCAGGAGTAATTTCTTCTCCTTTTTTCTTTAAAGCGGCAGTTTCAATTTGTAATAATACTTTGGCAGCAGAGGCTCCACTCATCACAGCTAGTTCAGCACTTGGCCATGCAAAAATAAGACGTGGATCATAGGCCTTACCACACATAGCGTAATTTCCTGCACCGTAAGAGTTACCAATAACTACCGTAAATTTAGGAACTACAGAGTTACTAACAGCGTTCACCATTTTAGCGCCATCTTTAATAATTCCGCTATGTTCAGATTTACTTCCTACCATAAACCCAGTAACATCTTGTAAGAAAACTAACGGGATTTTCTTCTGGTTACAGTTGGCAATAAATCGAGTAGCTTTATCAGCTGAATCGTTATAAATTACCCCACCAAATTGCATTTCGCTAGGTTTGGTTTTTGCTCCTTTTGATTTTACAATTTTACGTTGGTTAGCAACGATACCTACTGCCCATCCATCAATACGAGCATATCCAGTAATAATGGTTTGACCATAGCCTGCCTTGTATTCTTCAAATTCAGAATTATCAACCAAACGCTTGATGATTTCCATCATGTCGTATTGCTCATTACGAGCTTTTGGTAAAATTCCGAAAATATCATCTTCATTTTCTTTTGGAGGAAAAGCTTCTTTACGATTAAATCCAGCTTTGTCATAATCTCCAATTTTATCCATTAAGTTTTTAATGGTATCTAAAGCATCTTTATCATCTTTTGCTTTATAATCGGTAACCCCAGATACTTCACAATGTGTGGTTGCTCCACCTAATGTTTCATTATCAATAGTTTCACCAATAGCGGCCTTAACTAAATAACTACCCGCTAAGAAAATACTTCCTGTTTTGTCTACAATAAGTGCTTCATCACTCATAATAGGTAAGTAAGCACCACCAGCAACACAACTTCCCATAACGGCAGCAATTTGGGTAATTCCCATGCTACTCATTACCGCATTGTTTCTAAAAATTCTTCCGAAGTGTTCTTTATCAGGAAAAATTTCATCCTGCATTGGTAAATAAACCCCAGCAGAATCTACCAAATAAATAATAGGTAGTTTATTTTCAATTGCTATTTCTTGAGCTCTTAAATTTTTCTTTCCTGTAATAGGGAACCAAGCACCCGCTTTTACGGTAGCATCGTTAGCAACAACAATACATTGCTTACCGCTAACATATCCCATTTTTACAACCACACCACCTGAAGGGCATCCACCATGTTCTTGATACATGTCTTCACCTGCAAAAGCAGCAATTTCGATAGACTTAGACTTATCGTCTAATAAATAATCAATACGTTCACGAGCTGTTAATTTTCCTTTCTCATGATGCTTGTCAATACGTTTTTGTCCACCGCCTAATTTAACTTTGGTTAAGCGTCTACGTAAATCTGATACTAAAAGTTTATTGTGGTCTTCGTTTTTGTTGAAGTTAAGATCCATGGTAAGTTATTTGTTTGCGTGTGCTAAAATAAGAAAAACAACGTACAAAACAAGGTGTTTAGGTATACGATTGAATGATGTTTTCAACAGTATTTTCTATTTCTTTATTTCTAGATTGTTTTATTAAAATATAAGGTTCTGCCACCCGTTCATTACAGTTTTGTACTGCGCATGTTTCGCAAGTAACACCTACTGTTTTTTTAGTGAAAGTATCTTCATTAAAAAAATGAAGTTTTCTTTTTAAGTGTGGAGAAAGCAACATACCTATGCTAACACTACGATTAATTTTTTCTTTAAAAGGATCGGCAGTAGCCGCAGAAAGTACTAAATACTCTTTTTGAGAATTTTCGTACGACGAAATTTGAATTCCGTAAGCAGATTTTTTTTCTTCTGAAACTTCTAAATCCTGAATTGTTTTAATGGCAATCCATCTTCTGCAATAATGTTCATTGTTACGATTGGCGTGAGGAGACTGTTGTTGTGTAATATGTAGTTCTTTAGAAAGTCTATGTGCCAGAGAACCTTCTTTATGAGTAAAACGTAAAAAGAATAGGTTCTTAATGTTAAAATGTCTTGGTAAAATGTTCGTTAAACGTTGATAAAACGTTTCGTCAGAACAATTATAACTTCTAATAATTTTGTGCAATTGTATAGGTTGCCAAGTTTTTAAAGAAAAAAGTTGTGTTAGTTTTTGAATTAAATCATCTTTCGGAATAATTAAAGCACCTGCAAAGTAAGAAGCTACAAAATTATTTAATACTTCATCAAAACTGTCAAATTTAATCCATGGAAATGTATATAACCTGTTTTCAATTTGTAAATAATTATAAGCTATTTCTTTAGCAAAAATGAATGTTCTCTGTGCTTCGTTTATATCGTTATATATAAGAAGTGTTTTGTTTTTTGGAATATAGATGTTTCTTAATTCAGATAATTTTTGATGTTTAGATAGTTCTTCGCTATCAATCGTATAACCGTATTCTTCAATTAAAATTTCTTCTAAGTCTTTTGAAGAAATAGGTTTGTTTGGATTGATTTGATAAGCCTTAATAAAATCTGTAACCTTTGTTTCAATATCCTCAAAATAGTTGTTGTGTGCTTCTTGGTACGAACGTAATGCAGCAAGAAAAAAGCTCTCTCTTGTTAAATTGTAGTTTTGAGAAATCTTAATAATGGTACTTATAAAAGCATTAACCTTTGCAGGAGCATTGGCAATGATGTCAATTAGATTATTTTCTTTAATACCAAATAGGTCAAGAGGAATCTCTTTTAAAATTTTCGATTGTAAAATTTCACCAATAGGGGCTAGGTTTTTATCTAATTTTAGAGATACCAAATGATCATAAGGTACTTCTAGCTTCTCAGAAAGAATAACAATTTTATCAGTTTTTGGATACTTTTTTCCTTTCTCAATTTCGTTTAAATACGATTTTGATAATCCTGTTAGTTTAGCTAATCCAAAGAGTGATAGATTTTTATCTGTACGTATTTGTTTCAGTTTTAACCCAAAAACTAATCTGATATATTCTTCTTCCAATGTGTTTTATTAAAATATTCGTAATTCAAAGGTATAAAAATTAGCGAATTAATAAAAATTTGTAATTTACATGTTTTTAGCGAACGTTCGCTTTTTTGTTTGAGTTCTTTTTTTTAATATTGAACTGTCAATCAATAAGTAAAAAATAAATAGATATGAATCAAGATGTTTTAGCAAAAGAAATTCAATGTGTAGGTTTTGATCAAACCGAGTATAAAAGTGTTTTGACCAATGAAGCCAAAGCATTTTTAATTCAACTTCAAGAAAAATTTAATCCTCAAAGACTTCAATTATTAGCTGAAAGAGAAATCGAACAAGCTTATTTTGATGCAGGAAACTATCCTTCTTTTCCTTTGGAAACGAAAGAGATAAGAGAGAGCGATTGGGTATGTGCTCCGTTACCTGAAGATTTGTTAGATAGGAGAGTAGAAATTACAGGGCCAGTAGAGCGTAAAATGATTATCAATGCATTAAATTCTGGAGCAAAAACGTTTATGGCAGATTTTGAAGATAGTAATTCACCTACAATTCAAAATATTTTAGATGGTCAGGTAAACTTACGAGATGCAGTAAATAAAACAATTTCATTTTATAATACAACAAAAGATAAGAACTATGAGTTGAAAGACAAAGTAGCTACCTTGTTAGTAAGACCAAGAGGGTTGCATTTAAATGAAAAACATTTGTTGATTGATGGCGTAGAAATGTCAGGTTCTTTGGTAGATTTTGGATTGTACTTTTTCCATAATATCAAAGCCTTACGAGAACAGGGGAGTGCAACCTATTTTTATTTACCTAAACTAGAACATTACAAAGAAGCGCGTTGGTGGAATGATGTTTTTGTGTTTGCACAAGAGTATATGGAGGTACCACAAAAAACCATTAAAGCAACAGTATTAATAGAAACAATTACGGCAAGTTTTCAGTTGGATGAAATTATTTATGAGTTAAAAGATCATATGGCTGGTTTAAACTGTGGTCGTTGGGATTATATCTTTTCATACATTAAAAAGTTCAGAAATCATTCTGGTTTTATTGTGCCAAACCGTTCACAAGTAACCATGAGTAGCCCATTTATGAAGGCGTATTCGTTACGAGTTATTCAGTCGTGCCACAAACGAGGTGTACATGCTATGGGAGGAATGGCAGCACAAATTCCTGTGAAGAATAATGAAGAGTTGAATAAAGAAGCTTTTGCTAAGGTTAAGAAAGATAAGGAGCAAGAAGTTAGGAATGGTCATGACGGAACTTGGGTGGCGCATCCTGGTTTAGTAGCAATTGCAATGGACGTTTTTAATACAACAATGCCCAATGCGAATCAGATAGATAAAAAGCTAGAAGATCTAACAATTACAGAAAAAGATTTAGTAGAATTACCAGAAGGTACTATTACTGAGCAAGGAATACGAGAAAATATCAATGTTGGTATTTTGTATGTAGAGTCGTGGTTAATGGGACAAGGAGCAGCTGCCTTGTATAATTTAATGGAAGATGCAGCAACTGCTGAAATATCTCGAACACAAGTATGGCAATGGTTACATAAAAACGTAATGCTTGAAGATGGTAGAACGTTTACAGAGGGAATGTATGAGCAATTTAAAAAAGAAGAATTAAAAAAAATAAAAAGTTATGTAG
Encoded proteins:
- a CDS encoding AMP-binding protein; this translates as MGNLNFHNSFQLNGKSFSNEDELLTFSKTINDSVYQFLSDWFNAEDFVVVQTSGSTGKPKPIRLKKEFIVNSAKATGTFFGLKENTTALLCLSTDYIAGKMMLVRALTLGWSMDVVAPTSKVEILKEYDFSAMVPLQLRSSLGDIDKIKKLIVGGGVVANDLIEAIQNKSTEIYATYGMTETITHIAVKKLNNIISNDSEKPHYKVLPNVQLSQDNRDCLVIDAPKVAEEKIITNDVIRLISDTEFEWLGRYDNVINSGGVKLHPEKIEEKLSKIISNRFFVTGINDKKLGEKLVLIVEGEKNDAISNEVRNLLGLTKYETPKAIYFVEKFVETETKKIQRKKTLAKILPH
- a CDS encoding vWA domain-containing protein, which gives rise to MFKKLFYAMLLLSSIAFAAQQRTITGVVSDESGPLPGVTIVVKGTTNGTETDFDGKYSISATQGDVLVFSFVGMKTVEEKVKERSVINIIMKSDNLLEEVVVAAYGISKRRKSSASKVIRIRGYNQIENRDSYAGRSENIFKSPINSPLSTFSIDVDKASYSNIRRMINSGQKIPKDAVKIEEMINYFDYNYPQPKGEHPFSITTEIVTTPWNKDTQLVRIGLKGKEYKQENLPASNLTFLIDVSGSMSDHNKLPLLKSAFKLLVNQLREKDKVAIVVYAGAAGVVLKPTSGNEKETILEALNQLEAGGSTAGGEGIELAYKLAKENYIKDGNNRVILATDGDFNVGASTNAEMEELIEEKRKSGVFLSVLGFGYGNYQDDKLEILADKGNGNHAYIDTMQEAQKVFGKEFGGTLYTIAKDVKIQVEFNPEKVKAYRLIGYENRLLNDEDFVDDTKDAGELGSGHTVTALYEVIPVGVKSKFLKKLSKLKYTQNKQLNNFNDELLTVKFRYKLPKGTKSIELVKTVKNEVLAPTNDMKFISAVALFGMQLSKSKFKNKTKIEDVLSLTEGEIGEDKDGYKAEFVRLVKTYN
- a CDS encoding YebC/PmpR family DNA-binding transcriptional regulator, with the protein product MGRAFEFRKARKMKRWSAMAKTFTRIGKDIVMAVKEGGPNPETNSRLRVVIQNAKAANMPKDNVERAIKKASDKSTENYKEVLFEGYAPHGIAVLVETATDNNNRTVANVRAAFNKCNGNLGTSGSVAFMFDHVVNFKVKEDSLGMDLEEFEMEMIDFEVEEVFADEEDSSVMLYAPFEQFGAIQKYLEENNIEILSSEFERIPTTTTAISEEQKEEVNKLLERLEEDDDVNNVYHSMEE
- a CDS encoding DUF3352 domain-containing protein, yielding MKRKVFWGIIALVIGFVIYQVYIFTLSENDNIKSIYLVPDDAVFIVDTERPIDTWDEISSSEIWTHLQKNQQINKLSEGLHSLDETFKAKKEIFDFIGERNLVISVHVFSPRKYGLLYVADLQKFSKLIFLKRAISNLAGEDYKVTKRVYKEHEIIELYNKKTRETLHLSFIKNQVIASYTHLLVEQSIDQYLNPVIGRDINFIEIKKKTDTDGFFNIYLQHKYLKDYLNCFTSSSNLDFLNKEAFFYSGLDISIVEGVIVQATGYTNVDTNSQTYLKVLQKSGAGKRSVAKVAPKNTSLYLSFAFDNFKTFNSNLEKLQQENPADFKVYSDQLAMIEDKLDINVSENIYSWIGSEIALIHFNTELSKNKKDIAAIIKADDIDDAKENLQLVLSKIKENTPLKYKQIDYRGYPINFFDLKGFFKMLAGNMFSKMEKPYFTIIDDFVVFSTSPNTIKEIINNHLIGYTLENSEKFDDFNYHFEKKSSVFAYVNTPNSYKDLLSLVDNKTRRELQKNKPYITCFSQIGMQLIASDDLFESNISLVFEDPKNIDINTKKDKELREKLLLELAPYKDSTSTQNSTTFFKLPPIHPSDLSAKSYKEFYKKGQLKFEVDLEDGLKDGSYKSYYENGNVKVKGHYKNDKQSGTWKAYDKQTGDVIFKKHF
- a CDS encoding acyl-CoA carboxylase subunit beta encodes the protein MDLNFNKNEDHNKLLVSDLRRRLTKVKLGGGQKRIDKHHEKGKLTARERIDYLLDDKSKSIEIAAFAGEDMYQEHGGCPSGGVVVKMGYVSGKQCIVVANDATVKAGAWFPITGKKNLRAQEIAIENKLPIIYLVDSAGVYLPMQDEIFPDKEHFGRIFRNNAVMSSMGITQIAAVMGSCVAGGAYLPIMSDEALIVDKTGSIFLAGSYLVKAAIGETIDNETLGGATTHCEVSGVTDYKAKDDKDALDTIKNLMDKIGDYDKAGFNRKEAFPPKENEDDIFGILPKARNEQYDMMEIIKRLVDNSEFEEYKAGYGQTIITGYARIDGWAVGIVANQRKIVKSKGAKTKPSEMQFGGVIYNDSADKATRFIANCNQKKIPLVFLQDVTGFMVGSKSEHSGIIKDGAKMVNAVSNSVVPKFTVVIGNSYGAGNYAMCGKAYDPRLIFAWPSAELAVMSGASAAKVLLQIETAALKKKGEEITPEKEAELFDKIKSRYDNQISPYYAAARIWTDAVINPLDTRTWISMGIEAADHAPIEKPFNLGVLQV
- a CDS encoding helix-turn-helix domain-containing protein is translated as MEEEYIRLVFGLKLKQIRTDKNLSLFGLAKLTGLSKSYLNEIEKGKKYPKTDKIVILSEKLEVPYDHLVSLKLDKNLAPIGEILQSKILKEIPLDLFGIKENNLIDIIANAPAKVNAFISTIIKISQNYNLTRESFFLAALRSYQEAHNNYFEDIETKVTDFIKAYQINPNKPISSKDLEEILIEEYGYTIDSEELSKHQKLSELRNIYIPKNKTLLIYNDINEAQRTFIFAKEIAYNYLQIENRLYTFPWIKFDSFDEVLNNFVASYFAGALIIPKDDLIQKLTQLFSLKTWQPIQLHKIIRSYNCSDETFYQRLTNILPRHFNIKNLFFLRFTHKEGSLAHRLSKELHITQQQSPHANRNNEHYCRRWIAIKTIQDLEVSEEKKSAYGIQISSYENSQKEYLVLSAATADPFKEKINRSVSIGMLLSPHLKRKLHFFNEDTFTKKTVGVTCETCAVQNCNERVAEPYILIKQSRNKEIENTVENIIQSYT
- the aceB gene encoding malate synthase A; this translates as MNQDVLAKEIQCVGFDQTEYKSVLTNEAKAFLIQLQEKFNPQRLQLLAEREIEQAYFDAGNYPSFPLETKEIRESDWVCAPLPEDLLDRRVEITGPVERKMIINALNSGAKTFMADFEDSNSPTIQNILDGQVNLRDAVNKTISFYNTTKDKNYELKDKVATLLVRPRGLHLNEKHLLIDGVEMSGSLVDFGLYFFHNIKALREQGSATYFYLPKLEHYKEARWWNDVFVFAQEYMEVPQKTIKATVLIETITASFQLDEIIYELKDHMAGLNCGRWDYIFSYIKKFRNHSGFIVPNRSQVTMSSPFMKAYSLRVIQSCHKRGVHAMGGMAAQIPVKNNEELNKEAFAKVKKDKEQEVRNGHDGTWVAHPGLVAIAMDVFNTTMPNANQIDKKLEDLTITEKDLVELPEGTITEQGIRENINVGILYVESWLMGQGAAALYNLMEDAATAEISRTQVWQWLHKNVMLEDGRTFTEGMYEQFKKEELKKIKSYVGEDRYNNGKFELAIQLFDELILNKEFVEFLTLPAYKYL